One segment of Methylotuvimicrobium sp. KM2 DNA contains the following:
- a CDS encoding gamma carbonic anhydrase family protein produces MSIRKFNEKQPILGRSVLIDESAVVIGDVELGDDVSVWPSTVIRGDVESIRIGDGTNVQDGSVLHVSHAGPFSPQGHPLTIGRGVTIGHNAVVHACTVGDYCLIGIGAIILDGAVLENYVMLGAGALVPPGKKLESGFLYIGSPAKRVRPLTDREKEFLEYSYQHYIQLKNEHLQQNTVQPAQHSC; encoded by the coding sequence GTGTCGATTAGAAAGTTTAACGAAAAGCAACCTATTTTAGGCCGCTCGGTTTTGATTGACGAAAGCGCTGTCGTCATTGGCGATGTTGAATTGGGCGACGACGTGTCGGTTTGGCCTTCAACCGTTATTCGAGGCGATGTAGAGTCGATACGTATCGGCGATGGTACTAATGTACAAGACGGGTCGGTCTTGCATGTTTCACATGCCGGTCCGTTTTCGCCTCAAGGTCATCCTTTAACGATCGGTAGAGGCGTTACGATAGGTCATAATGCGGTGGTTCATGCCTGTACCGTCGGCGATTATTGTTTAATCGGCATCGGGGCAATCATTTTGGATGGGGCGGTTTTAGAAAATTACGTCATGCTCGGTGCCGGTGCGTTGGTGCCGCCCGGCAAAAAGCTCGAAAGCGGATTTCTTTATATCGGCAGTCCCGCCAAGCGGGTTCGTCCATTGACGGATCGCGAAAAAGAGTTTTTGGAATATTCTTATCAGCATTATATTCAATTGAAAAATGAGCACTTGCAACAAAATACGGTACAACCAGCCCAGCACAGTTGCTAA
- a CDS encoding YceD family protein, whose protein sequence is MLDRLPELIDPLSFADKHSELSGQIKLKSLSRLAPLLKDDTGVATVDFFFSRQGRLASIEGKIAATLTVECQNCLNKMELHIENNIKLGIVSSLDEADRLPEDYEPLLVGEGKIPLKDIVEDELLLAMPDFPRHLEACLKVKVSNDHQDDLNTEQSNSNNPFSILAKLKHTGVK, encoded by the coding sequence ATGTTGGATCGATTACCCGAACTTATAGACCCCCTGAGTTTTGCTGATAAGCATAGCGAACTCTCGGGGCAAATAAAACTAAAAAGCCTAAGTCGTTTAGCGCCTTTGCTAAAAGATGACACGGGTGTTGCTACTGTTGACTTTTTTTTTAGCAGGCAAGGACGACTGGCAAGCATTGAAGGGAAAATTGCAGCGACATTGACCGTGGAGTGTCAAAATTGTTTAAATAAAATGGAATTGCATATTGAAAACAACATTAAGCTTGGGATCGTCAGTTCATTGGATGAAGCGGATCGATTACCGGAAGATTACGAGCCTTTGCTAGTTGGGGAAGGAAAAATCCCTCTCAAAGATATTGTTGAAGATGAGCTATTGCTCGCCATGCCTGATTTCCCGCGGCATTTGGAAGCCTGTCTTAAAGTCAAGGTTAGTAACGATCATCAAGACGACTTAAATACCGAACAATCGAATTCTAATAACCCTTTTTCAATTTTAGCCAAACTAAAGCATACTGGAGTGAAATAA
- a CDS encoding nucleoside triphosphate pyrophosphatase, with product MEFKHLVLASSSEYRQILLRKLHLEFICDSPELDETPLPDESPRQTALRLSQAKASELIGKFPGSLIIGSDQVPVLKDCRLSKPGNRKATIEQLLAASDQCMTFYTGVAVANSLTGEVISDIDVCHVYFKKLTNNTIERYVDLEKPFNCAGGFKSEGLGIVLLKKIEGDDPNALIGLPLIKLIGLLEKFGAKVI from the coding sequence ATGGAATTCAAACATCTGGTCCTCGCTTCATCTTCCGAATATCGACAAATTTTGTTACGGAAATTGCATTTGGAATTTATTTGTGATTCGCCGGAGCTTGATGAAACACCGCTACCCGATGAGTCTCCGAGGCAAACCGCTCTCCGGCTTAGCCAAGCCAAAGCCAGTGAATTAATCGGAAAATTTCCAGGCAGTTTAATTATCGGTTCCGACCAAGTTCCGGTTCTCAAGGACTGCCGGCTTAGTAAGCCTGGCAATAGAAAAGCCACCATTGAACAACTATTAGCCGCCTCAGATCAATGCATGACATTTTATACTGGGGTAGCAGTTGCAAACAGCTTAACCGGTGAAGTGATTAGCGACATTGATGTATGCCACGTTTATTTCAAAAAATTAACGAACAACACCATCGAGCGTTATGTCGACTTGGAAAAACCGTTTAATTGCGCGGGAGGATTCAAATCGGAAGGATTGGGTATTGTTTTATTGAAAAAAATTGAAGGAGACGATCCCAATGCGCTGATTGGACTGCCTTTGATTAAATTAATCGGCTTACTGGAAAAGTTCGGCGCCAAGGTGATTTAA
- a CDS encoding AAA family ATPase, translating into MYTKFFGLKKKPFSLIPDPEFLYLSSKHRKALSTLQYGLMSHAGFTVITGEIGSGKTTLIRSMLNKIKDQCTVGVITNTHSAFGDLLTWVLAAFDISHETKSKAERYQLFVKFISEQARKKRRVVLIVDEAQNMEIETLEELRLLSNINVQQEIMLQLILIGQPELVDKLNEPQLIQFAQRISIEYHLTPLNFEETELYIDHRLQTAGSQTKIFNQSACAAIFYYSAGVPRLINNICDLAMVFAFANDTKEIGWKTIVEVINERKTGGIKRFRGKHCPEPDLMQKVAEAEKLRRAILEKTGVDISKCH; encoded by the coding sequence ATGTACACAAAATTCTTCGGTCTTAAAAAAAAGCCATTCTCATTGATTCCCGACCCGGAATTCTTATACCTAAGTTCGAAGCATCGAAAAGCTTTAAGCACCTTGCAGTACGGCTTGATGAGTCACGCCGGCTTTACTGTAATAACCGGTGAAATCGGTTCCGGTAAAACCACACTGATTCGAAGCATGTTAAATAAAATCAAGGATCAGTGCACCGTCGGCGTTATTACCAATACTCATAGTGCTTTCGGTGATTTGTTGACCTGGGTGTTAGCTGCGTTCGACATTAGTCACGAAACAAAATCCAAAGCAGAGCGCTACCAATTATTCGTCAAATTCATTAGTGAACAAGCCCGCAAAAAGCGGCGCGTCGTGCTGATTGTCGACGAAGCTCAGAACATGGAAATTGAAACACTGGAAGAGCTTAGACTACTTTCCAATATTAATGTCCAGCAAGAAATTATGCTCCAGTTGATTTTGATCGGTCAACCTGAGCTCGTGGATAAACTCAACGAACCACAGTTGATTCAGTTCGCTCAGCGTATTTCGATCGAGTACCACCTGACTCCCCTTAATTTTGAAGAAACCGAACTTTACATTGACCATCGCTTGCAAACCGCCGGCAGCCAAACCAAAATATTCAACCAATCGGCTTGCGCGGCCATTTTCTATTACAGCGCCGGCGTCCCGCGCCTAATCAACAATATATGCGACTTAGCAATGGTTTTTGCATTCGCCAACGATACTAAGGAGATTGGCTGGAAAACGATTGTCGAGGTTATCAACGAAAGAAAAACGGGCGGAATTAAGCGATTCAGAGGAAAGCATTGCCCGGAACCCGACTTAATGCAGAAAGTAGCGGAAGCGGAAAAATTACGCC
- a CDS encoding SPFH domain-containing protein — MIFNGIKRQLRSVIQWNNPSPDVLLEQWTDNGDEIKNASKLIVGPGQGCIFVYEGKVKAVIQEPCLVELDTANIPFWTTIKKFMQFFVSEHKVAIYFFRKTKILDQKWGTTSPIKYEDPKYHFPVGLKAYGNFSYRIFDAEDFFNNVVGNHNNFYINEFREVMTARIMHPLADYLAESRFSYADIDANREEIAYGMHIKLSTAFQKLGFEITDFRIEGTDFDDDTQTRIKRIADLTAETHAAQIAGIDYTQLQQLEAMRDAARNEGGAAGLGMAMGAGLGFGQSMAQTATPVQTSQPQSNSEAVQKLAQLKQMHDSGLISEQEYADKRKEILDRF; from the coding sequence GTGATTTTTAACGGCATAAAACGGCAACTCCGTTCCGTCATCCAATGGAACAATCCGAGTCCGGACGTGCTGCTGGAACAATGGACAGACAACGGCGATGAAATCAAAAATGCTTCAAAATTGATAGTCGGGCCAGGACAAGGCTGTATTTTTGTTTATGAAGGCAAAGTTAAGGCGGTCATTCAAGAACCTTGTCTGGTCGAGCTCGATACAGCGAACATTCCGTTTTGGACGACGATTAAAAAATTCATGCAGTTTTTTGTCAGCGAACATAAAGTTGCGATCTATTTTTTCAGAAAAACTAAAATACTCGATCAAAAATGGGGGACCACATCACCCATCAAATATGAAGATCCGAAGTATCACTTTCCGGTAGGACTGAAAGCCTACGGCAATTTCAGTTATCGAATTTTCGACGCCGAGGATTTTTTCAATAACGTCGTCGGTAATCATAACAATTTTTACATCAACGAGTTTCGCGAGGTTATGACCGCGCGAATCATGCATCCTTTAGCCGATTATCTTGCCGAAAGCCGTTTTAGTTACGCCGACATCGATGCGAATCGAGAAGAAATCGCGTACGGCATGCACATCAAATTATCGACCGCCTTTCAAAAACTCGGCTTTGAAATCACCGATTTTCGCATCGAAGGCACCGATTTCGATGACGATACTCAAACACGCATCAAACGGATTGCCGACTTAACGGCCGAAACGCATGCCGCGCAAATCGCAGGTATCGATTATACGCAACTGCAACAACTAGAAGCGATGCGCGATGCAGCCAGAAACGAAGGCGGCGCGGCAGGACTCGGCATGGCCATGGGGGCGGGCCTAGGCTTCGGGCAGTCCATGGCGCAAACCGCTACACCGGTTCAAACCAGCCAACCGCAAAGTAATTCGGAAGCGGTACAAAAGTTAGCGCAATTAAAACAGATGCATGATTCCGGCTTGATTTCCGAGCAAGAATACGCCGATAAAAGAAAAGAAATTCTCGATCGTTTTTAA
- a CDS encoding HDOD domain-containing protein, translated as MAKSLTAKSLIEDSVKLYSLPDIYFQIREMVRDPRYTAIDIGRVITKDPALSMRLLKIVNSSFYGFQARIDTISRAVTIVGIEGLQSLALATSVVDTFDNIPDDLINMTDFWIQSIHCAVIAKLLAKKAAVLHCERLFLTGLLHDIGALVIYTKLPDQSRQILKNNFQNKRLLANLERQVLGFTRADVGGELAESWKLPESISEAIRYQMHPERALIHKLDAHLLYLAINLNESKTRDEFLSTLSSSTLSILRLNEAKIKQVMAAAVDEANATFDILAPGKQFH; from the coding sequence GTGGCAAAGAGTTTGACTGCAAAATCCTTAATTGAAGACTCCGTCAAGCTCTATTCGTTGCCCGATATCTATTTTCAAATCAGGGAAATGGTTCGAGATCCTCGCTATACTGCTATCGACATCGGTAGAGTCATAACGAAAGATCCCGCTTTAAGTATGCGTTTATTAAAAATCGTCAACAGTTCGTTTTACGGTTTTCAAGCAAGAATCGATACGATTTCTAGAGCGGTTACCATTGTCGGAATAGAGGGATTACAGAGCTTGGCGTTAGCGACTTCAGTAGTAGATACTTTCGACAATATTCCCGACGACCTGATCAACATGACCGACTTTTGGATACAAAGTATACATTGCGCGGTCATTGCTAAATTGCTAGCCAAGAAAGCGGCAGTTTTGCATTGCGAACGCTTATTTTTGACCGGTTTGCTGCACGACATCGGAGCATTAGTCATCTATACCAAGCTACCTGATCAATCTCGGCAAATACTGAAGAACAATTTCCAAAACAAGCGTCTATTGGCCAACTTAGAGCGACAAGTCTTGGGTTTTACGCGGGCTGATGTGGGCGGGGAGTTGGCCGAGTCATGGAAACTCCCGGAATCGATATCGGAAGCGATACGTTACCAAATGCACCCTGAAAGGGCGTTGATCCATAAATTGGATGCCCATTTGCTTTATTTGGCGATAAATTTGAATGAAAGTAAAACGCGTGATGAGTTTTTGTCGACCTTATCGTCATCAACCTTATCTATTCTTCGGCTCAATGAAGCTAAAATTAAGCAAGTGATGGCGGCGGCGGTTGATGAGGCTAATGCCACATTCGATATATTGGCTCCGGGCAAGCAGTTCCATTGA
- a CDS encoding DNA mismatch repair protein MutS codes for MKSTILQTWPENWPDTRSSRFADDEQGVIDAGAFSAIEVDEIYDTLNHAQTIAGQSVLYRSLAKPLDSIEAIKAKQKAVEAIADDAELRQQLQGIVEQASSHEKNLYLLLYGEFLGSFGTAREENEIEGFGYLQYKRGTRFMLDLVDQVKAVPETQSAYLNEVLGQIKNFTDSRAYSLMKGPVFISEQGIQSKQERKGSWIPAIIFKPNLFKPLLIALFFGVLWALANFFPTNLFSISKESIPVASIFFVPLLLIYFPIVGGFDRDSCIIPLRNEFKTSQAVGETLDALGQLDELLAFIKFRESFGGDLALPYFIEADHHRINLVNARNPVLAYRNPEYVGNDFQLDDDKLVLVTGPNSGGKTAFCKTVTQIQLLGQIGCYVPVKSATLTVADKIFYQVPEISHLDDGEGRFGTELKRTRDIFLATTAKSLVVLDELSEGTTFEEKLESSSNVLDGFYRKGNSTILITHNHQLVDNFVAKGIGLPKQVEFAGGAPTYKLIEGISRVSHADRVAKKIGFSKEDIDKYLADSKGGADKT; via the coding sequence ATGAAGTCGACAATATTACAAACTTGGCCTGAAAATTGGCCGGATACAAGATCAAGCCGGTTTGCCGATGACGAGCAGGGCGTAATCGACGCGGGCGCTTTCAGCGCGATTGAAGTCGATGAGATCTACGATACTTTAAATCACGCTCAAACTATCGCCGGACAATCGGTTTTATATCGCTCGCTCGCCAAACCGCTCGACTCGATCGAAGCCATCAAAGCGAAGCAAAAAGCGGTCGAAGCCATAGCGGATGACGCCGAATTGAGACAACAGCTTCAAGGCATTGTTGAACAAGCCTCGAGTCATGAAAAGAATCTGTATTTGTTGTTATACGGAGAATTTTTGGGTTCTTTCGGAACAGCACGCGAAGAAAATGAAATCGAAGGCTTCGGCTATCTTCAATACAAGCGTGGCACCCGGTTCATGTTGGACCTAGTTGATCAAGTTAAGGCCGTGCCTGAAACGCAAAGCGCCTACCTGAATGAGGTATTGGGGCAGATTAAAAACTTTACCGATAGTCGAGCTTACTCACTAATGAAAGGGCCGGTATTTATCAGCGAGCAAGGTATACAGAGCAAACAGGAACGAAAAGGATCGTGGATCCCGGCGATTATTTTTAAGCCTAATCTCTTTAAACCCTTATTGATTGCTCTTTTTTTTGGCGTACTTTGGGCGCTTGCGAACTTCTTTCCCACCAACCTGTTTAGTATTTCGAAGGAATCGATACCGGTGGCATCGATTTTCTTTGTGCCGCTACTGTTAATTTATTTTCCTATAGTAGGCGGTTTTGATCGGGACAGTTGTATTATTCCGTTACGCAATGAGTTTAAAACTTCGCAAGCGGTTGGCGAAACCTTAGATGCGCTTGGCCAATTAGATGAATTGCTTGCGTTTATTAAGTTCCGGGAAAGCTTTGGTGGGGATCTTGCTCTTCCGTATTTTATCGAAGCCGATCATCATCGTATCAATCTCGTTAATGCGCGCAATCCTGTTCTTGCTTACCGGAATCCGGAATATGTCGGTAACGATTTTCAATTGGATGATGATAAGCTGGTTTTAGTTACGGGCCCCAACAGCGGTGGTAAAACAGCATTTTGTAAAACGGTCACGCAAATTCAACTATTGGGACAAATCGGCTGCTATGTACCGGTCAAATCGGCGACTCTAACCGTTGCCGATAAGATTTTCTATCAAGTTCCGGAAATCAGTCATTTGGATGATGGAGAAGGGAGATTCGGTACCGAGCTAAAACGAACCCGGGATATCTTTTTGGCTACGACAGCTAAAAGTCTCGTAGTGCTCGATGAGCTATCCGAAGGTACGACCTTCGAAGAAAAGCTCGAGTCGTCTTCCAATGTGCTTGACGGTTTTTACCGAAAAGGCAACAGCACTATTTTAATCACACATAACCATCAATTAGTCGATAATTTTGTCGCGAAGGGCATTGGCTTGCCGAAACAAGTCGAATTTGCCGGCGGCGCGCCTACCTATAAGTTAATAGAGGGTATATCCAGAGTCAGTCATGCCGATCGGGTAGCTAAGAAAATCGGGTTTTCCAAGGAAGATATTGACAAATATTTGGCTGATTCGAAAGGTGGTGCCGATAAAACATAA
- the folE gene encoding GTP cyclohydrolase I FolE — MEEYFSKIIEAVGEDVTREGLIDTPKRASDAFKFLNNGYEKSLDDVLNGAIFQADTEDMVIVKDIELYSLCEHHLLPFIGKCHVGYLPQGKVLGLSKVARIIDMYARRLQIQEKLTKQIADAIEKSINARGVAVVIEAKHLCMMMRGVEKQNSVMTTSVMTGIFREEISTRSEFLNLINR; from the coding sequence ATGGAAGAGTATTTTTCCAAAATTATCGAAGCAGTCGGCGAAGACGTCACCCGGGAAGGTTTGATTGATACGCCTAAGCGGGCATCGGATGCATTCAAGTTTTTGAATAACGGTTATGAAAAATCCTTGGATGATGTGTTAAACGGGGCTATATTTCAAGCCGATACCGAAGATATGGTTATTGTCAAAGATATAGAGCTGTATTCACTATGTGAACACCACCTGTTACCCTTTATCGGCAAATGCCATGTCGGTTATCTCCCTCAAGGTAAGGTGCTGGGTCTTTCGAAGGTTGCTCGAATTATCGATATGTATGCTAGACGCTTACAGATCCAGGAAAAACTGACTAAGCAGATTGCCGATGCTATCGAGAAATCCATCAATGCCAGAGGTGTTGCGGTGGTCATAGAAGCAAAACATCTATGCATGATGATGCGCGGTGTCGAAAAACAAAATTCGGTGATGACGACGTCAGTGATGACCGGGATTTTTAGGGAAGAAATCAGTACCCGCTCGGAGTTTTTGAATTTGATCAATCGTTAA
- the rpmF gene encoding 50S ribosomal protein L32 — translation MAVQKSKVTRSRRGQRRSHDALTSKTLSQDPLTGETHLRHHVSPDGFFKGRQIVNTNEED, via the coding sequence ATGGCTGTACAAAAAAGTAAAGTAACCCGCTCAAGACGTGGACAACGTCGTTCTCATGATGCATTAACCAGTAAAACCCTGTCTCAGGACCCATTGACTGGAGAAACCCACCTACGTCATCACGTTAGCCCCGATGGTTTTTTCAAAGGACGCCAAATCGTAAACACTAACGAAGAAGACTAA
- a CDS encoding transglycosylase SLT domain-containing protein codes for MLKKIFFYVAFFLFSEVLSADIYKYVSPNGKVYYTDRPSHRFYKRIIRTRPSSYNWAVGRMKGNKQKYKDIIAKAASKHQVDEKLLHAVIQAESAYHAQAISSAGAVGLMQLMPDTAKRYGVRDRTDPVQNINGGTRYLKDLLKMFNSNLTLAVAAYNAGEGAVKKYNNSIPPYPETRNYVKQVLALYHN; via the coding sequence ATGCTAAAAAAGATTTTTTTCTATGTAGCCTTTTTTTTGTTTTCCGAGGTTTTGTCGGCCGATATTTATAAGTATGTTTCGCCCAACGGAAAAGTTTATTATACCGACCGGCCTTCTCATCGATTTTATAAGCGAATCATCCGCACCCGTCCTTCGAGTTACAATTGGGCTGTGGGGCGAATGAAAGGTAATAAGCAGAAATATAAAGATATCATTGCGAAAGCGGCATCGAAACATCAGGTCGATGAAAAGCTATTGCATGCCGTTATTCAAGCAGAGTCCGCTTACCATGCCCAAGCAATTTCCTCGGCGGGTGCAGTAGGGTTAATGCAATTGATGCCCGATACTGCCAAGCGTTACGGCGTTCGAGATCGTACTGATCCGGTGCAAAATATCAATGGCGGTACACGCTATTTGAAGGATTTGCTAAAGATGTTCAATTCAAATTTAACATTGGCCGTTGCCGCCTATAATGCCGGTGAAGGCGCGGTAAAAAAATATAATAATTCCATTCCTCCTTATCCTGAAACCCGTAATTATGTTAAGCAGGTTTTAGCGCTTTATCACAATTAA
- the dusA gene encoding tRNA dihydrouridine(20/20a) synthase DusA → MPKIITPRKFCVAPMLDWTDRHCRYFYRLLSKHAYLYTEMITTGALLHGDRNRFLQYHPDENPLACQLGGSNPQDLAACAKMVEDYGYHEVNLNVGCPSDRVQNGRFGACLMATPELVAECLSEMNRAVSIPVTVKCRIGIDNQDSYEALHRFITLVSEAGCRMFIIHARKAWLSGLSPKENREIPPLRYDVVYRIKKDFPKLEIILNGGVRSLDQALVINNEVDGVMVGREVYQNPYLLAGVDELFYRDFHAIKSREEIVEALLPYVDEQLKQGVRLYSIARHLLGLFHGVPGARSWRRHISENATKQGVDQNTLLKALDLISR, encoded by the coding sequence TTGCCGAAAATCATAACGCCAAGAAAGTTCTGCGTTGCCCCGATGCTGGATTGGACGGACCGGCATTGCCGGTATTTTTATCGGTTGCTGTCAAAACATGCTTACTTATATACCGAAATGATTACGACCGGTGCCTTACTGCATGGCGACCGGAACCGATTTTTACAATACCACCCAGACGAAAATCCATTGGCATGTCAATTGGGTGGCAGTAACCCACAGGATCTGGCGGCATGCGCTAAAATGGTCGAAGATTACGGCTATCACGAAGTTAACCTGAATGTTGGTTGTCCTAGCGACCGTGTACAAAATGGACGATTCGGCGCATGCTTGATGGCGACTCCGGAATTAGTTGCCGAATGCTTATCGGAAATGAATCGGGCCGTGTCGATTCCGGTGACCGTCAAATGTCGGATCGGTATCGACAATCAAGATTCCTATGAAGCGTTGCATCGTTTTATTACCCTGGTCTCCGAAGCCGGGTGCCGGATGTTTATCATTCATGCTAGAAAAGCCTGGTTGAGCGGACTTTCTCCAAAGGAAAATCGGGAAATTCCGCCGCTACGCTACGATGTTGTATATAGAATCAAAAAGGATTTTCCAAAATTGGAAATCATTTTGAACGGCGGCGTGCGTTCATTGGATCAAGCGCTTGTGATTAATAACGAGGTCGATGGCGTCATGGTCGGAAGAGAGGTTTATCAGAATCCTTATTTATTAGCCGGGGTCGATGAACTGTTTTACCGGGACTTTCATGCAATTAAGAGTCGTGAAGAAATAGTAGAAGCTTTACTTCCTTATGTTGATGAGCAATTAAAACAAGGCGTGCGATTGTATTCGATAGCACGGCACCTACTTGGACTTTTTCACGGGGTTCCAGGCGCCAGGTCTTGGCGGCGGCATATTAGCGAAAACGCGACGAAACAGGGGGTCGATCAAAATACGCTACTCAAGGCATTAGATTTAATATCCCGATAA
- a CDS encoding zf-TFIIB domain-containing protein, giving the protein MKRCHSCSAPLLANTNLCRYCGTRNDVDLHGKHHFVTIDHESERKCPHCAESLHTVGLDLDDGLGEFMIERCEHCFGLFFDPGEIERLLTSSVSNVFSINQQLLHNISVERYQAHSKKVKYIKCPVCDAFMRRINYGHRSGVVIDRCNAHGIWLDNGEITHLMEWKKAGGLLLHEQKIRHKNQRKQYVKSPSIPRPTSENAMSEPVLLDTLSSLIAKLFN; this is encoded by the coding sequence ATGAAACGCTGTCATAGCTGCTCCGCGCCGCTGCTCGCCAACACCAACCTGTGTCGCTATTGCGGTACGCGAAATGACGTCGACTTGCATGGAAAGCATCATTTTGTCACCATCGATCATGAATCGGAACGAAAATGTCCGCACTGCGCCGAGTCTTTACACACGGTTGGCTTAGACCTCGACGATGGCCTCGGCGAATTCATGATAGAACGCTGCGAACACTGTTTCGGCTTATTTTTCGACCCCGGCGAGATTGAACGATTGTTAACAAGCTCGGTTTCTAATGTTTTCAGTATCAATCAACAATTGCTTCATAATATCAGTGTCGAGCGTTATCAAGCACACAGCAAAAAAGTTAAATACATCAAATGTCCTGTATGCGATGCCTTCATGCGTCGCATTAATTACGGTCATCGAAGCGGCGTCGTCATCGACCGATGCAATGCACACGGAATATGGCTCGATAATGGGGAAATTACGCACTTGATGGAATGGAAAAAAGCGGGCGGATTACTACTACATGAACAAAAAATTCGCCATAAAAACCAAAGAAAGCAATATGTTAAATCTCCTTCAATACCTAGACCTACTTCCGAAAACGCAATGAGCGAACCCGTTTTGCTGGACACGCTATCTTCGTTAATTGCCAAACTTTTTAATTGA